The following are from one region of the Gammaproteobacteria bacterium genome:
- a CDS encoding type II toxin-antitoxin system HicB family antitoxin — translation MKIRVMLEPKQQGFTAIAPALAGCSGQGYTKEEALRDLQQAIQEYLQVIDEEFYVGEGVEVLDLAL, via the coding sequence GTGAAGATACGTGTCATGCTTGAACCCAAACAACAAGGTTTTACCGCCATCGCACCGGCGCTTGCAGGTTGTAGTGGTCAAGGCTACACAAAAGAAGAAGCCTTGCGCGATTTGCAACAGGCGATTCAAGAATATCTACAAGTCATTGATGAAGAATTTTATGTCGGTGAAGGCGTAGAAGTACTCGATCTCGCTTTATAA